Below is a window of Phocoena sinus isolate mPhoSin1 chromosome 2, mPhoSin1.pri, whole genome shotgun sequence DNA.
CAATAACTCATGGTGTTCCCACAGGCTAGGCAGCTTAGCCCACAGAAGTAAGCAAAGGACACACCCCAGGTGCCACCCTGCTAGCCCTGGGTCAGTCCCAGACACCCCAGTCTCTTACCAGACACCCCAGCCTGGGATGCCCACAGCCTGGATGATGCTGATGACCAGCTGGGCCATGAAGGTGAAGAAGAATGCCATGAAGCTGAAGGAGCTGTCAGTCCTGCAACAGAGGAGATGGCTTCCATCACCTGGGTAgagggccagggcttccctgcctTCAAGACTTCTAAGTCCTTCCAAGTTTAAGTGGGTACACAATAGACAGAAGACATTTAAAGGCCTTAGTTAAGAGGCCAAAATAGGACAGCGTTTACCCATGGATCTTTGCAAGTTTCCATGTGTTAGGCCTGTGTGTACAACATTACATGGGGAGAGATCACCTTATGAATGCACCACTCACTGGTACATGGATGGTTGGCCTCATTGGCACAGAAATAGATGGGTCCATTGTGGCAGGAATAAACAAACCTATTGTCAAAGGATTGGACAGGCCTACTGGCACCAAGACATCTAGGTACATGGATGGATGGTCCCATAAGATAGAAAGTGTCATTGGCACAAGAACAGACACACTACTGGCACCAAGATTATAGCCTAATTGGCACATACATGGATGGGCCCAATAGGCAAAGATATTTGAGATCACACTGGCACTGAGAGGGACACTCCATTGGCACAAAGATTGAAAATCCCACTTGACACAAGGCAGACACCCATTGGCACTAAGACAGCTAGCCCTACTGATACATGGGTGGGTAATCCCTTTGGCACAGAGTTGGATGCCCTCATTAGCACATAGTGTCAGTGGCACATGGATGGCTTGTTCCATTGGCACGTGGATAGATGGTCCACTTGGCGCCAAATCAGCTAGCCCCACGGGTATAAGGATGGACAGCTCCATCAAGACAGGTGGCCCCATTGGCAAAACTTATTATGCAGCTAGCTGCCTGGGGAAGGGAAAACAAGAACAGGCCCGGTTTCTATGTTGCCCCCACCCAAGGGTagagtgaggaaggaagaaactaAGAGAAAGGTTCTAACTTCCAGCCCTCTCACCCCAGCCTAGAGCTCCCAGGAAGCCTAAATCCTACCTGGCAGTCTGAGCTGAGGGTAAACAAAGGGAAAGTGAGTTTGcaggatggcaaaaaaaaaaaaattaaaattaaaaatatgtagagaAGAGACAGTGGAGATGGGCAAAGAGACAGGGTTAGGAGCTGGAGTTCAGCACCCATCACTTACTTGAAGGCCTTGTAAATGGGCCGAAACCAGCAGACGTAGGAGCAGGGTGTGAAGAGGATGAGCCAGAGAAAGGCGAGGCCAAAGTTGGTAGCTCCCCCGCCTCCGATCAGCCACGCGAGACAGCCCACCAGGTTCACGGCCAGCGTTACGCTATTCACTGCAGACCCAGgagcacatgcacacacagagacagacaccagacacacacacagacaccaagGCCCATGCAGAAATATATGagcacccagacacacacacatcccccacAACTCAACACAGACCCACAGTCAAACACAGGCAAACAGCACAAGCACAGAAAGATGaagacacatacaaacacacatgcaaaCCGCATTTGTACAGATTCACACCCACAAGTCACATcagtgaatacacacacacagatacacaagacacacgtatacatacacacacacagggagtacagactgtgagaaagaaaactgggagCTCAGACCAACCCTCTCCCACACCCGTTCCTGGGGATCTGAGAAATCCAGAGAACAAAGAGTCTCCAGATCAGGAACTCAGAGCCTCAGCCCAGCAAGCCCTGTTGAAGGGCCCCAAAGCCTCAGCCTGGGAGAAATGCTCTTCTCCTGATAAGAATTTCTCCTTATAAGAATGGCCTCAGCCCCTGGCCATCCCAGACCCACAGCAATCACCAAGCCCAAGGCACAGGAAACCCATCTTCCATCTTCTCTTGCAAGGTAGGGCATGAAAAGGGGAAAGTAAAAGGTAACATCTCTTTAAGCCATTGTACCATCCGCTCCACACTTAAATGGGGCAGGCAGCAGTGGCTGGGATCTGtctttctttaatccatttcttaGACAACTATtatgccacctcctccaagaagccttctttCACTACTGCAGCCTTATTCATCTCCCATCCCTCTGACCTCCTGAAGACTTGGGCGCTCTCATGCTTCCCCAAGTACAAATCCCAGCCCACCAACCAAACTAGAAGCTCCCCGAGAGTGACACCCAGGGTCCCCCTCCTCTGTGCCCACATAATCTAGCTAAACCTTGGAATCACTGTATCCTTGAGTCAGAGCCAGCAGGGACCTCAAGTCTCCTCATCTGATGCTGTCACTCACACACACCCAGGTCATCTGACATAAGGGTGCTCCTTTCCTCGAATATTAGACTGAGTCCATTTAAGGTCCCACAAAGacttactgaataaataaaggaaggcaGGCTTAATCTTGGCCTCAAACAGCCAGGTATCTATGGTCCTGGCTTCTGAATAGAACCCTGAAGCATCTCAAGGGTTATATACACTTCCTTGGGAACACAGCATCTGGCGGGCACCTAGTGAGGACTTAGGAAGATATTTATAGCCCTTAAATCCAGCTCCTGGATGAGATCTTCTCAGGGGCAGAGTTCCCAGAGCCCAGGGCCAGTGCTCCCCAAGTCTGGCCTGACAACGCTGTCACCTGTGAAGGTACACCCTTCTCAGGGCCCCTCACCATGAGGGTAAGCATTTCTTTCTGTGAGTTTCAGTTGTATTTCCTCCATCCCTGTTTATTGCCCCCAGATTTCCTGGAACCTTGGTGTTCTCACtgattttatttgctctttacaTAGAACAGACATTAAACTGCTTTTATATTGGTTTACATCTCTCTTCCCAGTCCCACCTCTCTCCAGCTCACTTGATCTAGTGCCCCAGCCGTAATTATTTTACTGCCACAGACCATGAGAAATTGGGGCTTTTAAACTCTCAACCTCAAAATCTTAGAACATTAAAACTCTAGACTCAACGCAGAGCTACGTGGAACCACAGCGATCACTGAGACAATACCCTCTTTCTTATAAATGAGGAACCTGCCACTTGGGAAGTGGAGTGACCAGCCCAGCCTCCTCCCATATCTCCTAAATCCCAGCTGAATGTCTTTTTGAGCAATTTtccagagaaagcaagaaaaatgtgGCTTTGAGGGGAGGATTCCTCTCCAAATCCAGAATCCTGAGGCAGTCATCAGAGGATCCCTGGAAAACTACTCCAgtgaaaaggagaaggagaggaagaaatgaggaaTTACACCGCAGACAGAGACTCCCCACCCGCTGCTCTGCgattgggagatggggagaggccTAGATGGGAGgttgagggaaactgaggcccagctggGGAGTCGGCCCAGGAGAGGAGCCTGCAGGAGTCAGGCAGGGAAAGGCTTACTGGCCCACACAGATGCTGCAAGTGAGGCTGAAGGACACCGAGCCTGTGGGGACCCCGTCCCAATGCCCAGCACCCGccagccttccccctcccccattccccagctatggcccacccccatcccacagcACTCACGCATCCAAAGGTAGTAGAGGCGCTTGGTcatgctgagatgctgaggagGGATATCCGCCTCAAAGTCTTGGTAGAAACATGGCTTGAGAGGGATGAATTTGGGCAATGGTGGGAAGTTGTTCACTTTCTCTGTGGGCGAGGCACATCATATGGTATCACCCTGAATGTTCCCCTCCCTGATGATCCAATATGATCACCCTTTCCCTGGCCTGGGCTGCCCTCTTGGCCCCTGTGGGCACAGGCCACTTTGCTATCCCCATCCAGCTTATCCCCACTGCCTCAGGTCTCCCAAAGTAGCCCTGAGGCAGTGTCACTGTCTctcagaagaataaaaacaataaacactgTCCATCAGGGGTGCAGCACCCTCTTCAGTGGGGGACCAGTTCCGGGTAGAGGAAGCAGCATGGTGAGTCTGGGTACGTGGGTTCTATCTAGCCTCCACTCCAACACTTATGCTCTTGGGTGAGTCACTACCcctctccagacctcagtttATCCAGTGGGGTGGGGGTCAAACTAGATAGTCCCTACAGGTCCCTCCAGCTCTGAGCCTTTGGAAACCAGACAACTCAGAAACCAGAATGTAAAGGTCTCACAGTATTAGAGAGTAATGGTGACAGAGAGGATGGAGACTGAGACACCCATGCCACTTATCAGTCAGACAGACAGGAGGACCAGAGCATCAGGATGCGCTACCCCTGGTCCCCAGGGTCAGAGGTCTGACAGAGGGCTAGACAGTGAGGGTCTTGGATAAATAGGCCTCAGTGGGGAACCAGGGGAAATGCAGGGGCAAGAGGACAGAAAGAACCTGACCTTCAAAAACTAGGGGGCATAAAGGGACCCCTACCCTAAGTTCACTGTTACATCCTACCCAAGTGGCCCACCCTCTCCTTACCTGACATGATGGCACCAGCCGGCCCAGCGGCCTGTCCACTCCTCTTTGTCCTGAACTGGAAGGAAAAAGAGCCAGAGAAGGTTGAACATCATGGCTCACCCAACCTAGTCCTTCTCTTAGTCCCAGCCAGGCTGGAAACTCCCTGGAGCAGGACTCATCTCACATTTCCATGGTGGAATGAACCGGAGGCAGCTCCCACCTCAcagagcagcaacgaagacccaatgcagccaaaaataaataaataaataaataaaatctgtccaaaaaaatttttttaaaatactgatatggAAAGAACTCCACAATTACAAGTAGTTGAAAAAATGCAAGACATAGAATAGTTTATGCTACCTTtcatattgaaaaaaagaaaaataagaaggggagaggagaataaaaatatattttgcttttatccCCAGAATCCTACTTCTAGTTATTTACCCACAAGTAAGAAACAACAAATACATGTTATTCAACATGACACTATTTTACAATAGCAAAAtgttagaaacaacctaaatgcaaCTGtttgaataaactatggtacatcagtcaatggaataatatatagatgtaaaaaagaatgaagatgatCTCTATGAACTGCTATGGAATGATTTCCAGGATATACTGTTAAGTAAaaaaaccagggaattccctggtggtccagtggttaggacttggcactttcactcaCAGggctgggtttgatccttggtccgtgaactaagaacccacaagcCTTGAAATGCtgccaaaaacagaaacaaacaaaaaagaaattggagagaaccattaaaaattgaaataaacaaaaacaaatgaagctATCTATACTGTGAATTGATAATACAATCACACAGGAAAAAGAATTGGCCAAGTGACTTCATCTCAGTACTCTGTGTTCTCTTAGAGGGATATATCTCAAGAgcaaaaacaactggaaagaaATCTGAATTCTTAGCGGGTTTACTGTTACTGTTGGTACTAGTGTGATGATTCTGAAACTCTGTCATGTGAACCATAGCAGACAGCATATGAGAGAATGTGTTCATGTTGTTGAAACCTGGGTTCTCAGTGTTAGGTATGGAGACAGAATATGGAATATAGGAAGGTAAGACAGAGTCCTGTGATGTTGGATTTGAACTGGAAGCATCAATATGAActcatgactttaaaaatatgtggcTGGTCCCAAGCCAGGACAAGGAAATACAACGTTAGCCTAAAACATCTTGTGGTGCcagaagcaagaaggaattcAACTAATTGGTGTCAAGAGGACACCAGCTTGAAGGAGCTACCAACAGCCAAATTCGGGAGAATTAAgagcaacaaaaataatgacagtaacataacattattaaaaaataatccatgagTCCAAAGtgacattcttatttttaaaaagaagagggaggaaggaagaaagcaagctaTTCTTTTCAGAAGAATGCTAGCACTAAGTGTAGGagtgacagaattagaaaatctcCTAATTTTGCAATCATGAATGTAATAGCTGATTCAGACAAGGATCCTCAGTGGCTGCTAAATCTTTCACTGGATGAAAGAttgttggggaattccctggtggtctagtgcaGCGGTCCCtgacctttctggcaccagggaccagtttcgcggaagacaatttttccatgcaCTGTgcaggggtcggggggtgggggtggttcaggcggtaatgcaagcgatggggagtggcagatgaatcTTCGCTCTCTCACTGTGCAGCCCGGGTCCTAACAGGCCTTGGGTTGCAgactgatgggggaggggggttggggacccctggtctagtggataagactctgcactcccaatgcaggggacccaggttcgatccctggtcagggaactagatcccacatgcatgccgcaactaagggttcacatgtcacaactaaagagcccaagcactgcaactaaagatcctgtgtgcctcaactaagacctggtgcagccaaataaataaatattttttttaaaaaaagctacatGGCAACAAAAACTGATGTGTCAACCTTCATTGAATCCTGGTTCAAGAGGGAAACACTGGGATATCAGAGGAAACTTGAATATAGACTCTAGATAATATTATTATGTCTATGTTACATTTCTTGGGTGTGATAATGTTATTGAGGTTATGTAGGAAAATGTCCTTTTTCTTAGGAAATATGTGCTCAAGTGCTTAGGGATAAAGTATCGTGATATCTGACACTTGCTTCAAATAgttcagaaaaataagaaataatgaatggatagatatagacagaatcaaagcaaatgtggcaaatgCTAACAATTGGTGAATCTGAGTGAAGTTATATGAGTGTCCCTTGTATTCTTTCAactttaaagttttcaaaataaaaagctggagAAAAAATATGAGTAATGTCAGTAATGGATAATAACACACTgaaaagaatgcataagtgaactataatacacaaaagaaagggaggagggaaagaaaagttcTAATATAGAAGGAatgacataattttttaaatcattattttgcaACCCCTATGTCAGAACTGATACAGGGAAGGATTATCAATGGCTGCTTAAACCACTGGGTGGAAGGTGATTAGGGAAGAGGGGAGCCACACAGTCTGTCACCCCCCAGATTATTTATTCATCACAACAGAGAAAAGGTACTTCTATAATGAGAGGATCTGGCAGACCAAGTGACCAAACTTAGCATTTCTGATAATGGGACAAAAGGACATTATGTGCCTCATGATGTGATACACACAGAAGGACATAAGATCATCAATGCAGTATTATTGCCAAAATCTTtaatctgaaaataattattaagaaaaagaatctgacaaatccagactgtgggaaaTTCTCCAAGATAAACGTTAATgtcatgaaagataaaaattggtAAAGGGACTCATCtaaattaaaggagactaaagagacatgcaACCAACTGCAATGActggtcctggatttttaaatcacagctATAAAGGACATTTTTAGGACAAGTAGAGAAATTTGAATATAGCCTGAACAGTAGATATCATTGTTCGATGTTAAATTTCTTAGGTGTTGTGGTtacataggagaatatctttgttCTTAGGAGATAACATGCTGACATATTTAGAAATACAGTGTCTTGTCTGctacttactttcaaatggttctgcaaaaaaataagatagggaattccctggtggtccagtggttaagactcggcactttcactgctgtgggcccaggttcaatccctggtcggggagctaagattcctCAAGCcacgcggcacggccaaaaaaaaaaaaaaaaaatcagagatattGATAGACAAAGCAAAGGTCACGAAATGTTAACAGCTGCTGAATCTAGGTGAAGTGCCCTAGTACAGGCGTTCATTGCACTGTTCTTTAAACTTTTTGTagctttgaaatttttcaaaataaaaagttgggtaaatagacatacagatggccaacgggtatcaatacatgaaaagatgctcaacatcactaatcatcagggaaatgcaaatcaaaaccacaatgagatatcacctcacacgtgttagaatggctgttataaGAAGGATGAGATACCAAAGGTTGgtgaatgaaatcttgccatttgtgacaacatgaatggaccttgagagcattatgctaggtgaagtaagtcagacaaggaaagacaaatactgtatgacctcacttatttgtggaatctaaaacaaaataaaattttaaaaagcaaacaagcaaaaaaccaaGCTCATCCATagagaagagattggtggtttccagaggcgGGGGCTGAGGGGtgagtgaaatgggtgaagggggtcaaaaggtacagacttccagttctaaataaataaatcacagggatgtaaggtacagcatggtgactacagttaataacactgtactgcatatttgaaagttgctaagagagtaaatcttaaaagttctcattacaaggaaaagaaattctgtaactatgtgtggCAGTGGATGTTAACTAgccttattgtggtgatcatttcacaatacatacaaatattatgttgtataaatatcattatgttgtacacttgaaagtaatgtatgtcaattatacttcataaaaataaataaagggacctggtggcgcagtggataagacttggcgctcccaatgcagggggcctgggttcaatccctggtcggggaactagatcccacatgcatgctgcaactaagagtttgcatgccacaactaagaagcctggaGCTATaactaagaagcccacctgcagtaactaaggagcccatgtgctgcaactaaggagctggcaagccgcagctaagacctggcgctaccaaataaataaataaatattttaaaaaataataaaataaaattttaaaaataaataaataaatacttttaagtcAGGAGGGGGATATACACAGTTGCATTTGGCAATATATACACAAAGAATCTCTAGTaggacatcaagaaaaaaataattgtggtTCCTGGGGGCCAGAGGAACTGAATACATGCGGAGTAGGGGAGTAGGTGGGAGGAAATTTTTACTATGTATCTTTATACCATCAAATCCAAGACACCATCAATTTTAAGATAGATCATTATCTtattgaacaaaagaaagaaaaaaatgccaccaACTTATAATGATAAGATGCCAAAATTTTAAAGACACagacattaaaatgttttcagaaatatcaaaatgttcatcttagaattgatgaaatttaggacatctttttgaattatgaatcAGGTAAACGTAttacctgctttaaaaaaaaaaagaaaagtcaggcaGAAGAGGATGAGCTGGCAAAGAATGAGTAGGAGCAGCTGATGAGCCAGGAGAGTGTGAAGTCTCCAAAGCCAGGAGTAGAGAGTGGACAAATATGACAGATGCCACTGAGAGGTCCAGCATGGAAAGGTCTGGACTGAAAAATGTTCAGTACGCTCAGCAACAGCAAGTCACCTGTGACCCCAACAAGAACTACTTTGGTGGTCGTGGCAgctgggagttggggggaggggtgggagtgggtagTAGCAGCCAAATTATATAGTTGAACACATAAGCTGAGAGCAGGTGTAGACAGCACGTTGAAGAAGCCTGCCTTGGAAGAGAACAGAGACAGGGTACTACCTGGGTGGGCTATGGGTTCCAGGGAGGACTGTGTCTGAGGGTTGTTTGTTTAGGATGTTAATAAGCTAGAGATGGGAAAGATCCAGGGAAGCGTTGCAATTACAATAGAGACAGAGGTTAATTAATGGAGCAAACCCCTGAAAGAGGGAAAAGCATGAGGTCCACTGCAAAGGGGTGGGACAAGCCTCAATCCTAGCAGGTGGGAAGGAGAACATGACGCAAGCAGATGGGGGAGGTTTGAGGCCTTGGAAAGGACAGTGCACGTCCCACATATCTGCTTCAATTTTCTCTGTAATAGAGGAGACACGTTTGAGTTGAAAGTGAGATGGTTAAGAGTAGACGATGCAGCTAAATCAAGGGGCAATTACACCACAGCCTGAGAAGTGCTCCAGGAGAGCAAGTACACAAggctgtgggaacacagaggagcACCTCCCTGGTCCATCCTGGAAAAGCCAGGGAGGGCTTTATAGAGGAAACGATATCAGAGCTGAATCCTGGAGGATGAATAAGAGTTggccaggaaaggaaagaaccaGGAAAGCACATGCAAAGGGAAGGTCAGGAGAGTAACAGCATGGCGAATTCAAGGAACAGAAAGTAGAGCACACACAGATAAAGTCcaaagtggaaggaaggaagaaaaggcaatAATAGGGTTGAAAGGTGGGAGGGGCCCGTCATCCTGGCCTTGAAGGCCATGAGCAGGATTTGAGCTTTATCCTGAGACTTGCGAGCCACTGGAGATTTctattcttcctcttctccttttaaaaaatataacctcaaagtttcttttttaataaaatgaaattttgttgctttttagtAACGTATAAAAATAtctgcaagttaaaaaaaaaaatcaaagtgcaTAAAGTAGAAAATACAAGTTCTTCCAAAATCCACCTTCTCAGTGGTCACCCCTTTAACAGTCTGACctttaggtttttggtttttatgtATACATAAGCATATATGACAAAAGTGAGATCACTTTATACACGCTCTTTTATAACCTGTTTTTTTCCACTCAATAGCTCATGAAAATGTTTAATGTCAATGAATACAGGTTATCTCAACCTTTTTAATGACTGGTCAACCAGGTCAACAACGTCCGTGGCCACAGAGTGGTCAGGTGTGACATGGGCCGATTTGGCATTAGGAGGTCACAGCTTCAGGAAGTGGTGGGGTAGAGGCCAGCTGCCCAGAAATGAGGGAAcatgaggagaggaagagggacaaGTCCAGCAGACTAATCTTTCAAAAAACTCAGCTGAGGGAcacccctggcggtccagtggttaagactgcgccttccaatgcagggggtgtgggtctgatccctggtcagggagctaagatcccacatgcctcgcagccaaaaaaccaaaacttaaaaaaacagaagcaatattgtaacaaattaaataaagacctaaaaaaaattttttttaaatcaaaaaactCAGCTGAGACTTTAATATAACATACAGGATATTAGTGTCAACAAAGAAACACCATAAAGGATTAATAGTAgcgatctctttttttttttttagtagcgaTCTCTTGATAGTGACATTACAAGTTACTTGTtgtctttcttttatctttattttctaaaattctgcAACAGTCATATATCACTTTTCTAGCGAGACAAAGCCATAGGTTTAAAACAGCAGCAGCTAGAGGAAGACATACAGTTAGAAAGGATTTTCCAGATAGGAGActtgagcatatatatatataagccggGAGGAAGGTATTATTAAGGAAAACGGTGGAGAGGCTGAAGATACAGTAGAGGGGGAAAGAGCTGACAGACACTGGTATCTCAGGAGATACGTAGGGCCAGCACCCATAGCACAGAGCGGGTATGTTAGATTAGGAGCCCTCCTTCTACTGGGATTCAAGAAGTGGAGAAACATAAGTGTGGTTCCAACTCCTACATAcaaccccaccccccgccaactAACCCTCTCCATGAGTAAAGGACTTTGGGATAATAGTCCTAGTTTGGAATACTCCTCCCATGGAATAGAATGGAGAGCTgatgggaagaggaaaggggtTTCTAGAAGTGATGGAGGGACAGCTGAGGCTGGAGACCCTCCACGGAAGCAGAACCAGACTGCCCTGGTATGTGATGGCCACCAGAAGCTTTCCACATTCTGAGCGTAGAATCCAGAATTGGGGGGTCTGCTGCTGGGGTGGGACACACAGGCAAAGTGGCATGATCATTGAAGGTATGAGCCAGAGGATGGTTAAAATCCTGGACCATGGAGTCCAGGAAGGACACAGAAGGTGTCATGCTcatgaaatagagaaaatggaGGTGTCAGAGAACTTGAGGTCTCCTTGAGGTCCCAAAGTAGGTAAAGCAGAATTTGGACTGTGGTCACAGAATGATACTGGAGTTTAAGATTTTGGAGGTGGCCACATGCCAATGATGACCAGACTCAGGTGTAGCTGGTAGAAAGGGTGGCCAAAGGAGGCACTGCCCCCCATGCGACAATGGGATGTGGAAAGGGAGACTGTGGTCCAGCACTAATGTCCTCCAGGGAAACAAAGAAG
It encodes the following:
- the SCAMP5 gene encoding secretory carrier-associated membrane protein 5, whose translation is MSEKVNNFPPLPKFIPLKPCFYQDFEADIPPQHLSMTKRLYYLWMLNSVTLAVNLVGCLAWLIGGGGATNFGLAFLWLILFTPCSYVCWFRPIYKAFKTDSSFSFMAFFFTFMAQLVISIIQAVGIPGWGVCGWIATISFFGTNVGSAVVMLIPTVMFTVMAVFSFIALSMVHKFYRGSGGSFSKAQEEWTTGAWKNPHVQQAAQNAAMGAAQGAMNQPQTQYSATPNYTYSNEM